The proteins below are encoded in one region of Neisseria macacae ATCC 33926:
- the dapF gene encoding diaminopimelate epimerase: protein MKTLKFTKMHGLGNDFMMVNGIGQDFDPLTAPLAEWSDRFRGVGFDQLLLVEKPSSDAVDFRYRIFNADGSEVEQCGNGARCFARFVADKGLTDKKEILVETAKGVIIPKLLDNGLVTVNMGKPRFTSSEIPFVPVPDEADDALTHMVMVGLETVQVSCVNMGNPHAVIVVEDVQTAPVAHWGEAIESHEQFPERVNVGFMQIVDRESIRLRVFERGVGETQACGTGACAAVVSGVRLGLLAEGVPVKVSLPGGDLFITWSHGEDVLMTGPVQTVFEGELQYS, encoded by the coding sequence ATGAAAACCTTGAAATTTACCAAAATGCACGGTTTGGGCAATGATTTTATGATGGTAAACGGTATCGGGCAGGATTTTGATCCGCTGACTGCGCCGCTTGCCGAATGGTCCGACCGTTTTAGAGGGGTGGGCTTCGATCAGTTGCTGTTGGTAGAAAAACCGTCTTCCGATGCGGTGGATTTCCGTTATCGTATATTCAATGCGGACGGCAGCGAGGTGGAGCAGTGTGGCAATGGTGCGCGCTGTTTTGCCCGATTTGTGGCGGATAAAGGCTTGACCGATAAAAAGGAAATTTTGGTGGAAACGGCTAAGGGTGTGATTATTCCCAAGTTGTTGGATAATGGTTTGGTGACCGTGAATATGGGCAAACCGCGCTTTACGTCGTCTGAAATCCCGTTTGTGCCGGTTCCTGACGAAGCGGATGATGCTTTGACGCATATGGTGATGGTCGGTTTGGAGACAGTGCAGGTCAGTTGTGTGAATATGGGCAATCCTCATGCTGTGATCGTGGTTGAGGATGTACAGACTGCGCCCGTGGCTCATTGGGGTGAGGCGATTGAGTCACACGAACAGTTTCCGGAACGTGTCAACGTCGGCTTTATGCAGATTGTCGATAGGGAATCTATCCGCCTGCGCGTATTTGAACGCGGTGTGGGTGAAACGCAGGCTTGCGGTACGGGGGCTTGTGCGGCTGTGGTTTCGGGCGTCCGGTTGGGGCTGTTGGCGGAAGGTGTGCCAGTGAAGGTTTCGCTGCCGGGCGGGGATTTGTTTATTACTTGGTCGCATGGTGAGGACGTTTTGATGACAGGGCCTGTTCAAACGGTTTTTGAAGGCGAGTTGCAGTATTCATGA
- the cysK gene encoding cysteine synthase A, whose protein sequence is MKIANSITELIGNTPLVKLNRLTEGLKAEVAVKLEFFNPGSSVKDRIAEAMIEAAEKAGKIGKDTVIVEATSGNTGIGLAMVCAARGYKLAITMPESMSKERKMLLRAFGAELILTPASEGMAGAIAKAQALVDEHPDTYFMPRQFDNEANPQIHRETTAEEIWRDTDGKVDIFVAGVGTGGTVTGVGEVLKKYKPEVKVVAVEPEASPVLSGGEKGPHPIQGIGAGFIPTVLNTKVYDSVSQVPNEAAFETARAMAEKEGILVGISSGAAVWSALQLAKQPENEGKLIVVLLPSYGERYLSTPLFADLA, encoded by the coding sequence ATGAAGATTGCAAACAGCATCACCGAGCTGATCGGCAACACCCCGTTGGTCAAATTAAACCGTCTGACTGAAGGTTTGAAAGCCGAAGTCGCCGTCAAACTGGAATTTTTCAATCCCGGCAGCAGCGTGAAGGACCGCATTGCCGAAGCAATGATTGAAGCCGCCGAAAAAGCGGGCAAAATCGGTAAGGATACCGTAATTGTTGAAGCGACCAGCGGCAATACGGGTATCGGTTTGGCAATGGTGTGCGCGGCGCGCGGCTACAAGCTGGCAATCACGATGCCTGAAAGCATGAGTAAAGAACGCAAAATGCTGTTGCGTGCGTTCGGTGCGGAATTGATTTTGACTCCTGCGTCCGAAGGTATGGCAGGGGCGATTGCAAAAGCACAAGCCTTGGTGGATGAACACCCTGATACTTATTTCATGCCGCGCCAATTCGATAACGAGGCGAACCCGCAAATCCACCGCGAAACGACCGCCGAAGAAATTTGGCGCGATACTGACGGTAAAGTCGATATTTTTGTGGCGGGTGTCGGTACGGGCGGTACGGTTACCGGCGTGGGCGAAGTGTTGAAAAAATATAAACCCGAAGTCAAAGTCGTTGCCGTCGAGCCCGAAGCTTCTCCGGTTTTGAGCGGTGGTGAAAAAGGTCCGCACCCGATTCAAGGTATTGGTGCCGGCTTTATCCCTACCGTGTTGAATACCAAAGTATATGACAGTGTTTCCCAAGTTCCGAACGAAGCGGCGTTTGAAACCGCCCGCGCGATGGCGGAAAAAGAAGGTATTTTGGTCGGTATTTCTTCCGGTGCGGCAGTATGGAGCGCGCTGCAGCTTGCCAAACAGCCTGAAAACGAAGGCAAACTGATTGTCGTGCTGCTGCCTTCTTATGGCGAACGCTATCTTTCTACGCCTCTGTTTGCCGATTTGGCATAA
- a CDS encoding lipoprotein, with product MVDMKKYIPILFALAVLAGCETIYVPSLQEVPVRPTNVKPNVKTTKGEKSAAFSLASSHWSDVSKIRDEATRLSYQVSQGKMTKVQAAQYLNKFRIQLVGRNVVDDSVYEVYLRSAVDSQRGEINTEQSKLYIQNALRGWQQRWKNMGNKPSNPAFTNFLMEVMNMTPLK from the coding sequence ATGGTAGACATGAAAAAATATATCCCCATCTTATTTGCGTTGGCGGTACTTGCCGGTTGTGAGACCATTTATGTCCCAAGCTTGCAAGAAGTGCCTGTCCGTCCGACTAATGTTAAGCCTAATGTTAAAACGACTAAGGGTGAAAAATCTGCGGCGTTCAGTTTGGCTTCTTCGCATTGGAGTGATGTTTCAAAAATCCGCGATGAGGCAACGCGTTTGAGCTATCAGGTCAGCCAAGGAAAAATGACCAAGGTTCAAGCTGCCCAATATCTGAACAAGTTCCGCATTCAACTTGTCGGCCGTAATGTCGTGGATGACAGCGTATATGAGGTTTATCTGCGTTCTGCCGTTGACAGCCAACGAGGCGAAATCAATACCGAACAATCCAAGCTGTATATCCAAAACGCCCTGCGCGGATGGCAGCAACGCTGGAAAAATATGGGTAACAAACCTTCTAACCCGGCATTTACCAACTTCCTGATGGAAGTCATGAACATGACTCCGTTGAAATAA
- the gltA gene encoding citrate synthase, producing MSKSIKLNVPNQEDLELPVLEASIGHDVVDIRALTKNTGLFSFDPGFVSTASCESKITYIDGDKGLLYYRGYPIEQLAEKSDYLEVCYLLIYGELPTPEQKAEFDNTVRRHTMVHEQLTWFFRGFRRDAHPMAMMVGVVGALSAFYQDSLDITNPEHRKIAIYRLISKIPTIAAMCYRYSNGLPFNYPRNNLSYSENFMHMMFATPCEDYKPNPVLARALDRIFILHADHEQNASTSTVRLAGSSGANPFACIAAGIACLWGASHGGANEAVLKMLDEIGDVSRVAEYMEGVKQRKYRLMGFGHRVYRNMDPRASIMRETCYEVLKELGLEDSPKFKLAMELEQIALKDPFFVERKLYPNVDFYSGIVLSALGIPTEMFTVIFALSRSVGWISHWHEMIGDPSLKIGRPRQLYTGAERRDYVPADKR from the coding sequence ATGTCCAAATCAATTAAACTCAACGTACCCAATCAAGAGGATTTAGAACTGCCCGTATTGGAAGCGAGCATCGGTCATGACGTGGTCGATATCCGCGCACTGACGAAAAACACAGGCTTATTCTCATTCGACCCCGGATTCGTTTCAACAGCAAGCTGCGAATCCAAAATCACTTATATCGACGGCGACAAAGGTTTGCTGTATTACCGTGGTTATCCCATCGAACAACTTGCCGAAAAATCCGATTATTTGGAAGTCTGCTACCTGCTGATTTACGGCGAACTGCCGACGCCTGAGCAAAAGGCAGAATTTGACAATACCGTCCGCCGTCATACGATGGTGCATGAACAGCTGACTTGGTTCTTCCGCGGCTTCCGTCGCGATGCGCATCCGATGGCGATGATGGTTGGCGTGGTCGGCGCGCTGTCTGCGTTCTATCAGGACAGTCTGGACATCACCAATCCCGAACACCGCAAAATCGCGATTTACCGCCTGATTTCCAAAATTCCGACGATTGCAGCAATGTGCTACCGCTATTCCAACGGTCTGCCGTTCAATTATCCGAGAAACAACCTCTCTTATTCCGAAAACTTCATGCACATGATGTTCGCCACACCATGTGAAGACTACAAACCCAATCCCGTATTGGCACGCGCGCTCGACCGCATCTTTATCCTTCATGCCGACCACGAGCAAAACGCATCGACTTCGACCGTCCGTCTGGCAGGTTCTTCAGGCGCGAACCCGTTTGCCTGTATCGCTGCCGGTATTGCCTGTCTGTGGGGTGCGTCCCACGGCGGCGCGAACGAAGCCGTCTTGAAAATGTTGGACGAAATCGGCGATGTGTCCCGTGTTGCCGAATATATGGAAGGCGTGAAACAGCGTAAATACCGCCTGATGGGCTTCGGACACCGCGTGTACCGCAATATGGATCCGCGTGCCAGCATTATGCGCGAGACCTGTTATGAAGTGCTGAAAGAATTGGGCTTGGAAGACAGTCCGAAATTCAAGCTGGCAATGGAATTGGAACAAATTGCCCTGAAAGACCCGTTCTTCGTGGAGCGCAAACTGTACCCCAACGTCGACTTCTACTCCGGTATCGTCCTGTCCGCGCTGGGCATTCCGACCGAAATGTTTACCGTCATCTTCGCCCTGTCGCGCAGCGTGGGCTGGATTTCGCACTGGCATGAAATGATTGGCGATCCTTCGCTGAAAATCGGCCGTCCGCGCCAACTTTATACCGGTGCGGAACGCCGCGATTATGTGCCGGCGGATAAACGCTGA
- the sdhD gene encoding succinate dehydrogenase, hydrophobic membrane anchor protein, producing the protein MVERKLTGAHYGLRDWAMQRATAVIMLIYTVALLVILFTLPKEYSAWQAFFDQVWVKVFTQVSFIAVFLHAWVGIRDLWMDYIKPFGVRLFLQVATIVWLVGCLVYSIKVIWG; encoded by the coding sequence ATGGTAGAGCGTAAATTGACCGGTGCCCATTACGGTTTGCGCGATTGGGCGATGCAGCGTGCGACTGCGGTTATCATGTTGATCTATACCGTCGCGCTTTTAGTGATTCTGTTTACCCTGCCTAAAGAATATTCGGCATGGCAGGCATTTTTCGATCAAGTTTGGGTGAAAGTGTTCACCCAAGTCAGCTTTATCGCCGTATTTTTGCACGCTTGGGTGGGTATCCGCGATTTGTGGATGGACTATATCAAACCCTTCGGCGTGCGTTTGTTTTTGCAGGTTGCCACCATCGTTTGGCTGGTCGGCTGCCTGGTGTATTCAATTAAAGTAATTTGGGGGTAA
- a CDS encoding succinate dehydrogenase iron-sulfur subunit, protein MEKMSFEIYRYNPDVDAKPYMQRYELELEPTDVKLLDALVRLKAQDDTLSFRRSCREGICGSDGMNINGKNGLACLTDLRSLKQPVKIRPLPGLPVIRDLIVDMTQFFKQYHSIKPYVVNDNPIDADKERLQTQEERKELDGLYECILCACCSTACPSFWWNPDKFVGPSGLLNAYRFIADSRDTITNERLDNLNDPYRLFRCHTIMNCVDVCPKHLNPTRAIGKIKEIMLKRAV, encoded by the coding sequence ATGGAAAAAATGAGTTTTGAAATTTACCGTTACAATCCGGACGTTGATGCCAAACCATATATGCAACGTTACGAGTTGGAACTGGAACCTACCGACGTGAAACTTTTGGACGCGCTGGTGCGTCTGAAAGCGCAAGACGATACCCTGTCTTTCCGCCGTTCCTGCCGTGAAGGTATTTGCGGTTCGGACGGTATGAACATCAACGGCAAAAACGGCTTGGCGTGTCTGACCGATTTACGCAGTCTGAAACAGCCTGTGAAAATCCGTCCGCTGCCCGGTCTGCCCGTCATCCGCGACCTGATTGTGGACATGACCCAGTTCTTCAAACAATACCACTCCATCAAACCTTATGTCGTCAACGATAATCCGATCGATGCCGACAAAGAGCGTCTGCAAACGCAGGAAGAGCGCAAAGAGTTGGACGGCTTGTATGAATGTATTTTGTGCGCCTGCTGCTCGACTGCCTGTCCGTCGTTCTGGTGGAATCCCGACAAATTCGTCGGTCCGTCCGGTTTGCTGAACGCCTACCGCTTCATTGCCGACAGCCGCGATACCATTACCAACGAGCGTTTGGACAATTTGAACGACCCGTATCGCCTGTTCCGCTGCCATACCATCATGAACTGCGTGGACGTATGTCCTAAACACTTGAATCCGACCCGTGCCATCGGTAAGATTAAAGAAATTATGTTGAAACGAGCCGTTTAA
- a CDS encoding YkvA family protein produces the protein MKHSEEKQYTQSSDPENFIPKFRRRNLDKTGFLNKLARFAGRLGEPIVRQLYALYYLWDSPHTPRRAKMIIVGALVYFLSPIDSIPDLLGPLGFSDDIAVITLVYSQMKTYLTEDIKERARLATEKLLRKTS, from the coding sequence ATGAAACATTCCGAAGAAAAACAATACACCCAGTCTTCCGATCCGGAAAACTTTATCCCCAAATTCAGAAGGCGCAATTTGGATAAAACGGGTTTTCTCAATAAACTCGCCCGTTTTGCAGGTCGGTTGGGCGAACCCATCGTACGCCAGTTGTATGCGCTGTATTATCTTTGGGACTCCCCTCACACCCCCAGACGCGCCAAAATGATTATCGTCGGCGCATTGGTTTACTTCCTCAGCCCTATCGACAGCATTCCCGATTTGCTGGGTCCTTTGGGATTCAGCGACGACATTGCCGTCATTACTTTGGTGTACAGCCAGATGAAAACTTACCTGACGGAAGACATCAAAGAGCGGGCAAGACTGGCAACCGAGAAGCTGCTGCGTAAAACATCATAA
- a CDS encoding succinate dehydrogenase assembly factor 2: MMVFDDIAKRKIRFQTRRGLLELDLIFGRFMEKEFEHLSDKELSEFSEILEFQDQELLALINGHSATDKEHLIPMLEKIRRA, translated from the coding sequence ATGATGGTTTTTGACGATATTGCCAAACGGAAAATCCGTTTTCAAACCCGCCGGGGATTATTGGAGTTAGATTTGATTTTCGGCAGGTTTATGGAAAAAGAATTCGAGCATTTGAGCGATAAAGAGCTGTCCGAGTTTTCCGAAATCCTTGAGTTTCAAGATCAGGAGCTTCTTGCCCTGATCAACGGACATTCGGCGACAGACAAGGAACACCTTATCCCTATGCTTGAAAAAATCAGACGAGCTTGA
- a CDS encoding efflux transporter outer membrane subunit — translation MKFNQIHLLCIAAVLALAGCKNTEVPLNSQVELPETFTQDAAAKGDADIGVWWQQWNDPVLSGLIAQGLAQGHDVKIAVSRLNEARAVAGMARADLGPTVGLSGKVGVNYSKMDNPLDSNARALLSRYPQASSLNGDTIESTGTSMYGGLTASWEPDIFGKKRSDADAARYAALGQQELAYGAQMLVAGDIADNYFKARAAQGRLKTADQTVATLRRMVRYIEGRFKAGHVSGYEVNEAKVQLTAAEAKRATIGAEYAAYVRSIAVLTGNVPQTFTLPESSVDVLARQPSAPGGQTPQGLLERRPDLRAQAAQVNAYAAKFASAKADLLPRFTISFMGQGGRIGVDGDRSLTGWASLLSVGIQTPLFTNGRIKANIKAADARLQTALLEYDKRLLTALGEVDSAYQGVESLSRQTELLQTAHNQAARHAADTEKMFRNGYKTLDVALKAHIAEGQMQENLIAARLARAQMLVSLYKALGGGWSK, via the coding sequence ATGAAATTCAATCAAATCCATTTATTGTGTATTGCCGCAGTCTTGGCGCTTGCAGGCTGTAAAAACACAGAAGTTCCGTTAAACAGTCAGGTTGAATTGCCTGAAACATTTACGCAGGATGCGGCGGCGAAGGGTGATGCGGACATCGGGGTGTGGTGGCAGCAGTGGAACGATCCGGTGTTAAGCGGATTAATCGCGCAGGGTTTGGCGCAGGGGCATGATGTGAAAATCGCCGTCAGCCGTCTGAACGAAGCCCGTGCCGTGGCGGGAATGGCGCGTGCCGATTTGGGGCCGACCGTCGGATTGAGCGGTAAGGTGGGGGTGAATTACAGCAAAATGGATAACCCGCTCGACAGCAATGCTAGGGCGTTGCTCTCGCGTTATCCGCAGGCCTCGTCTTTAAACGGCGATACCATCGAGTCCACAGGCACCAGCATGTACGGCGGACTGACCGCTTCGTGGGAGCCGGATATTTTCGGCAAGAAGCGCAGCGATGCCGATGCCGCCCGTTATGCCGCACTCGGGCAGCAAGAGCTGGCGTATGGCGCGCAAATGCTGGTGGCGGGCGATATTGCCGACAATTATTTCAAAGCGCGTGCGGCGCAAGGCCGTCTGAAAACCGCTGACCAAACCGTTGCCACTTTGCGGCGGATGGTGCGCTACATCGAAGGTCGGTTTAAGGCGGGACATGTCAGCGGCTATGAAGTGAACGAGGCGAAAGTGCAACTGACCGCAGCGGAAGCCAAACGCGCCACGATAGGGGCGGAATACGCCGCTTATGTGCGCAGTATCGCCGTTTTGACCGGAAACGTGCCGCAGACGTTTACGCTGCCCGAATCGTCTGTCGATGTGTTGGCGCGCCAACCCTCCGCGCCGGGCGGGCAGACGCCGCAAGGTTTGCTGGAACGCCGCCCTGACCTGCGCGCGCAGGCGGCGCAAGTCAATGCCTATGCCGCCAAATTCGCCAGTGCCAAAGCCGATTTGCTGCCGCGTTTTACCATCAGCTTTATGGGGCAGGGCGGGCGTATCGGTGTGGACGGCGACCGTTCGCTGACCGGCTGGGCAAGTTTATTGTCGGTGGGCATACAGACGCCGCTGTTTACCAACGGCCGCATCAAAGCCAATATCAAAGCCGCCGACGCGCGCCTTCAGACGGCATTGCTGGAATACGACAAACGGCTCCTGACCGCGCTGGGCGAAGTTGACAGCGCATATCAAGGCGTGGAATCGCTAAGCCGTCAAACCGAACTGCTGCAAACCGCCCATAATCAGGCAGCGCGCCACGCGGCCGATACGGAAAAAATGTTCCGCAACGGCTACAAAACGCTGGATGTCGCCCTTAAAGCCCATATCGCCGAAGGCCAAATGCAGGAAAACCTGATTGCGGCGCGGCTGGCAAGGGCGCAGATGCTGGTGTCGCTGTATAAGGCGTTGGGCGGCGGTTGGTCGAAATAA
- the sdhC gene encoding succinate dehydrogenase, cytochrome b556 subunit, whose amino-acid sequence MSVKPRPVFLEIPNIRLPIPGIVSILHRISGVGLFIMLPVLLYLLSGTLSRESAFETYRAIVSNPLVKLILIGVLWAYLHHFLAGIRFLFLDAHKGLELNTARNTAKLVFAAALVLTVVLGALLW is encoded by the coding sequence ATGTCCGTCAAACCGCGTCCTGTCTTTTTGGAGATTCCCAATATACGGTTGCCTATACCGGGAATTGTCTCCATCTTGCACCGCATCAGCGGGGTAGGGTTATTTATAATGCTTCCCGTTTTGCTGTATCTCCTGTCCGGTACGTTGAGCCGCGAGTCGGCGTTTGAAACTTACCGTGCCATCGTTTCCAATCCTTTGGTCAAGTTGATTTTAATCGGCGTGTTATGGGCTTATCTGCACCATTTTCTCGCTGGTATCCGTTTTTTATTTTTGGATGCACACAAAGGCCTTGAGCTGAATACTGCGCGCAATACCGCCAAATTGGTGTTTGCTGCCGCATTGGTGCTGACCGTCGTTTTGGGAGCGTTGTTATGGTAG
- the sdhA gene encoding succinate dehydrogenase flavoprotein subunit, which produces MGFPVRKFDAVIVGGGGAGLRAALQLSKSGLNCAVLSKVFPTRSHTVAAQGGISASLGNVQEDRWDWHMYDTVKGSDWLGDQDAIEFMCRAAPEAVIELEHMGMPFDRVESGKIYQRPFGGHTAEHGKRAVERACAVADRTGHAMLHTLYQQNVRANTQFFVEWTAQDLIRDENGDVVGVTAMEMETGEVYIFHAKAVMFATGGGGRIYASSTNAYMNTGDGLGICARAGIPLEDMEFWQFHPTGVAGAGVLITEGVRGEGGILLNADGERFMERYAPTVKDLASRDVVSRAMAMEIYEGRGCGKNKDHVLLKIDHIGAEKIMEKLPGIREISIQFAGIDPIKDPIPVVPTTHYMMGGIPTNYHGEVVVPQGDEYEVPVKGLYAAGECACASVHGANRLGTNSLLDLVVFGKAAGDSMIKFIKEQSDWKPLPADAGELTRQRIERLDNQTGGENVDALRRELQRSVQLHAGVFRTDEILSKGVREIMAIAERVKRTEIKDKSKVWNTARIEALELDNLIEVAKATLVSAEARKESRGAHASDDHPERDDENWMKHTLYHSDTNTLSYKPVHTKPLSVEYIKPAKRVY; this is translated from the coding sequence ATGGGTTTTCCTGTTCGCAAGTTTGATGCCGTGATTGTCGGCGGTGGTGGTGCAGGTTTACGCGCAGCCCTCCAATTATCCAAATCCGGTCTGAATTGTGCCGTTTTGTCTAAAGTGTTCCCGACCCGTTCGCATACTGTAGCGGCGCAGGGCGGTATTTCCGCTTCGCTGGGTAATGTGCAGGAAGACCGTTGGGACTGGCACATGTACGATACCGTGAAAGGTTCAGACTGGTTGGGCGACCAAGATGCGATTGAGTTTATGTGTCGCGCCGCGCCTGAAGCGGTGATTGAGTTGGAACACATGGGTATGCCTTTTGACCGCGTGGAAAGCGGCAAAATTTATCAGCGTCCTTTCGGCGGTCATACTGCCGAACACGGTAAACGTGCAGTAGAACGTGCTTGCGCGGTTGCTGACCGTACCGGTCATGCGATGCTGCATACCCTGTACCAACAAAACGTCCGTGCTAATACGCAATTCTTTGTGGAATGGACGGCGCAAGATTTGATTCGTGATGAGAATGGTGATGTCGTCGGTGTTACCGCCATGGAAATGGAAACCGGCGAAGTTTATATTTTCCACGCTAAAGCCGTGATGTTTGCTACCGGCGGCGGCGGTCGTATTTATGCGTCTTCCACCAATGCCTATATGAATACCGGCGACGGTTTGGGCATTTGCGCCCGTGCGGGCATTCCGTTGGAAGATATGGAATTCTGGCAATTCCACCCGACCGGTGTGGCAGGTGCAGGCGTGTTGATTACCGAAGGTGTGCGCGGTGAGGGCGGTATTCTGTTGAATGCCGACGGTGAACGCTTTATGGAACGCTATGCACCGACCGTAAAAGACTTGGCTTCACGCGACGTGGTTTCCCGCGCGATGGCGATGGAAATCTACGAAGGTCGCGGCTGCGGTAAAAACAAAGACCATGTATTGCTGAAAATCGACCATATCGGTGCCGAAAAAATTATGGAAAAACTGCCGGGCATCCGCGAGATTTCCATTCAGTTTGCCGGTATCGACCCGATTAAAGACCCGATTCCCGTTGTGCCGACTACCCACTACATGATGGGCGGTATTCCGACCAACTATCACGGCGAAGTCGTTGTTCCGCAAGGCGACGAATATGAAGTGCCGGTGAAAGGTCTGTATGCTGCGGGCGAGTGCGCTTGTGCTTCCGTACACGGTGCGAACCGTTTGGGTACCAACTCCCTGCTTGACTTGGTGGTGTTCGGTAAAGCTGCCGGCGACAGCATGATTAAATTCATCAAAGAGCAAAGTGATTGGAAACCGTTGCCTGCCGATGCTGGCGAGCTGACCCGCCAACGTATCGAACGCTTGGATAACCAGACCGGTGGCGAAAATGTTGATGCACTGCGTCGCGAACTGCAACGCTCCGTCCAACTGCATGCCGGCGTGTTCCGTACCGATGAGATTCTGAGCAAAGGTGTTCGAGAAATCATGGCGATTGCTGAGCGTGTGAAACGTACTGAAATCAAAGACAAGAGCAAAGTGTGGAATACCGCGCGTATCGAAGCTTTGGAATTGGATAATCTGATTGAAGTAGCGAAAGCGACTTTGGTGTCTGCCGAAGCGCGTAAAGAATCGCGCGGCGCGCACGCTTCAGACGACCATCCTGAGCGCGATGACGAAAACTGGATGAAACACACGCTGTACCATTCAGATACCAACACCTTGTCCTACAAACCGGTACACACCAAGCCTTTGAGCGTGGAATACATCAAACCGGCCAAGCGCGTTTACTGA